In one window of Eggerthella guodeyinii DNA:
- a CDS encoding LysE/ArgO family amino acid transporter translates to MDGSVLVQGFTMGLAYVAPIGMQNLFVINAAVSQPRSRALATALFVTMFDMMLTLACFFGIGAVMDAVPWLGPLMQLVGGALVVLIGVVLVLPRKKASKTEPNAAGSAAYERAKGPGLRGVFVAALLVTWCNPQAFIDGTMMLGAFRATFGGADGLAFVTGACAASLVWFPGMALIVSVLGSRFNDRVLRIINVVCGLVVIAYGVRLIAAFFGIG, encoded by the coding sequence TTGGATGGTTCGGTGCTGGTGCAGGGGTTCACCATGGGGCTCGCGTACGTCGCGCCCATCGGCATGCAGAACCTGTTCGTCATCAACGCGGCCGTGTCGCAGCCGCGTTCGCGCGCCCTGGCAACGGCTCTGTTCGTCACCATGTTCGACATGATGCTGACGCTGGCCTGCTTCTTCGGCATCGGGGCCGTCATGGACGCCGTCCCCTGGCTCGGCCCGCTCATGCAGCTCGTGGGCGGCGCGCTCGTGGTGCTCATCGGCGTCGTGCTCGTGCTGCCCCGCAAAAAGGCGTCGAAAACCGAGCCGAATGCGGCGGGGAGCGCTGCGTACGAGCGCGCGAAGGGGCCGGGCCTGCGCGGCGTGTTCGTGGCAGCGCTGCTGGTCACCTGGTGCAACCCGCAGGCGTTCATCGACGGCACGATGATGCTCGGCGCGTTTCGCGCCACGTTCGGCGGGGCGGACGGCCTCGCGTTCGTGACGGGAGCGTGCGCGGCGTCGCTCGTGTGGTTCCCGGGGATGGCCCTTATCGTGTCGGTTCTCGGCAGCCGTTTCAACGATCGCGTGCTGCGCATCATCAACGTGGTGTGCGGCCTCGTGGTCATCGCGTACGGCGTGCGCCTCATCGCCGCGTTCTTCGGCATCGGGTGA
- a CDS encoding deoxyribonuclease IV encodes MFTIGCHLSDKDGYLHMAKDAVSIDANTFQFFTRNPRGGAQKALDPKDVAAFRAYAPEHGIDVIMGYAPYTVNPASDKMSEHDFTMMVLAEDLARMEETPHALYTLQPGSALGQPEDVALAQVAAALNDVVTPSQTTRVLLETMSGSGTEVGSTFEQLAAILEEIDLRDHVGVCFDACRVWGAGYDIVDDLDGVVEEFDRVIGLDKLWAIHLNDSVDACGSHKDRHAPIGDGRIGLPALAAMVNHPKLRAVPFYLETPDPTLAKYGATIEKLHQARANA; translated from the coding sequence ATGTTCACCATCGGCTGCCATCTCTCGGATAAAGACGGATACCTTCACATGGCGAAGGACGCCGTGTCCATCGACGCCAACACGTTCCAGTTCTTCACGCGCAACCCGCGCGGCGGCGCGCAGAAGGCGCTCGACCCGAAGGACGTCGCCGCGTTCCGCGCCTACGCGCCCGAGCACGGCATCGACGTCATCATGGGATACGCGCCCTACACGGTGAACCCCGCCAGCGACAAGATGAGCGAGCACGATTTCACGATGATGGTGCTGGCTGAGGATCTGGCGCGCATGGAGGAGACGCCGCATGCGCTGTACACGCTCCAGCCTGGCAGCGCCCTCGGGCAGCCGGAGGACGTGGCGCTGGCTCAGGTGGCCGCAGCCCTCAACGACGTGGTGACGCCCTCGCAGACGACGCGCGTGCTGCTGGAAACCATGTCGGGGTCGGGGACGGAAGTGGGCAGCACCTTCGAGCAGCTGGCCGCCATCCTCGAGGAGATCGACCTGCGCGACCACGTGGGCGTGTGCTTCGACGCGTGCCGGGTGTGGGGCGCCGGCTACGACATCGTGGACGACCTCGACGGCGTGGTGGAGGAGTTCGACCGCGTGATCGGCCTCGATAAGCTGTGGGCCATCCACTTGAACGACAGCGTGGACGCCTGCGGCTCGCACAAGGACCGCCATGCGCCCATCGGCGACGGGCGCATCGGCCTTCCGGCGCTCGCCGCGATGGTGAACCATCCGAAGCTACGCGCCGTGCCGTTCTACCTCGAGACGCCGGACCCGACGCTCGCGAAGTACGGTGCGACTATCGAGAAGCTGCATCAGGCTCGCGCGAACGCGTAG
- a CDS encoding ABC transporter ATP-binding protein: MEHAQPMIAFSDATMRFGRKTPLGDRRKTVLDQVNLDVPAGRIVCLLGPSGCGKTTMVNLVMGILVPTAGTVRVLGEQAPYPTARRRIGFMPQDTALYEDVTAAENLRFFGTLNGLRAPELADAIDDMLAFTRLDSDRNRLVGAFSGGMKRRLSLGVAMLHRPDLLVLDEPTVGLDPEHRRHIWECFRELAAGGATLLVTTHIMDEALQCDDVAMLRAGRVIAQGTPSALLAQTGAANLEDAFLALAGNEREEASHA, encoded by the coding sequence ATGGAACACGCGCAGCCGATGATAGCGTTCTCCGACGCGACCATGCGCTTCGGGCGCAAAACGCCGCTGGGAGACCGGCGCAAAACAGTGCTCGACCAGGTGAATCTCGACGTTCCGGCAGGACGCATCGTCTGCCTGCTGGGGCCGTCGGGCTGCGGCAAGACCACGATGGTCAACCTCGTCATGGGCATCCTCGTTCCCACCGCGGGCACCGTGCGCGTGCTGGGCGAGCAGGCGCCCTACCCCACGGCGCGCCGACGCATCGGCTTCATGCCGCAGGACACGGCGCTGTACGAGGACGTGACCGCCGCGGAGAATCTGCGCTTCTTCGGCACGCTCAACGGCTTGCGCGCGCCCGAGCTGGCCGACGCCATCGACGACATGCTGGCCTTCACGCGGCTCGACTCTGATCGAAACAGGCTGGTGGGAGCGTTCTCGGGCGGTATGAAGCGCCGCCTGTCGCTGGGCGTGGCCATGCTGCACCGCCCCGACCTGCTCGTGCTGGACGAGCCCACGGTGGGCCTCGATCCCGAGCATCGCCGGCACATCTGGGAGTGCTTCCGCGAGCTGGCCGCCGGGGGCGCCACGCTGCTCGTGACCACGCACATCATGGACGAGGCCCTGCAGTGCGACGACGTGGCCATGCTGCGCGCCGGGCGCGTGATCGCCCAGGGCACGCCGTCCGCGCTGCTCGCGCAGACCGGCGCCGCGAACCTGGAAGACGCGTTCCTCGCGCTGGCCGGCAACGAGCGGGAGGAGGCCTCCCATGCGTAA
- a CDS encoding TetR family transcriptional regulator — protein sequence MARPRKDSPGPSAEERLQAAFWELIEEQPLERMTVGDLTARAGCNRGTFYYYYDDMYEMLDAMIDRNLPKQLPSFLLQHFTGEAPSADHDRELAVALRTFQPMIDRLCLLLANASSPLVTRRVKGAVMELWAGEFAAGGEAALAGDARIVLEFVVSGILGLMAYRAETGMRVSVEEIAQVLAPALPDALAPILKRILEADAAPA from the coding sequence ATGGCCCGCCCTCGCAAGGATTCGCCCGGCCCCTCGGCGGAGGAACGCCTCCAGGCGGCGTTTTGGGAGCTCATCGAGGAGCAGCCGCTCGAGCGTATGACGGTGGGCGACCTGACGGCGCGCGCGGGATGCAACCGCGGCACCTTCTACTATTACTACGACGATATGTACGAGATGCTCGACGCCATGATCGACCGGAACCTGCCCAAGCAGCTGCCGTCGTTCCTGTTGCAGCATTTCACGGGCGAAGCCCCGTCGGCGGATCACGATCGCGAGCTCGCGGTGGCCCTGCGCACGTTCCAACCCATGATCGACCGGCTGTGCCTGCTGCTGGCGAACGCGTCGTCTCCCCTGGTCACCCGACGCGTGAAAGGGGCCGTCATGGAACTGTGGGCGGGAGAGTTCGCCGCGGGCGGCGAGGCCGCGCTTGCGGGCGACGCCCGTATCGTGCTCGAGTTCGTGGTGAGCGGCATCCTCGGGCTCATGGCGTACCGTGCCGAGACGGGCATGCGCGTGTCCGTCGAAGAGATCGCGCAGGTTCTCGCTCCCGCTCTGCCCGACGCGCTCGCGCCGATACTCAAGCGCATCCTGGAAGCCGACGCCGCTCCTGCCTGA
- a CDS encoding GNAT family N-acetyltransferase — MEGTSSSPVGYLEGIYVDEACRHRGHARELLRACEAWAKERGCTEFASDCELGDAASLAFHLHAGFEEANRLICFAKRL, encoded by the coding sequence GTGGAAGGCACGTCCTCGAGCCCCGTCGGGTACTTGGAGGGCATCTACGTCGACGAGGCGTGCCGGCATCGGGGGCACGCGCGCGAGCTGCTGCGCGCCTGCGAAGCGTGGGCGAAGGAGCGCGGCTGCACCGAATTCGCCAGCGATTGCGAGTTGGGCGACGCGGCCAGCCTGGCGTTTCACCTCCACGCGGGGTTCGAGGAAGCGAACCGCCTCATCTGCTTCGCGAAGCGGTTGTAA